One stretch of Caldinitratiruptor microaerophilus DNA includes these proteins:
- a CDS encoding zinc-binding metallopeptidase family protein: MKDLLGQLSGLWGPPGREEAVAKALADLVRPHVDEVRTDALGNVLAVRRAGSAPARRLLLLAGMDGPGGVVLDGTAEGYLRFAPVGGLSLVAARGQRVRFADGTAGVVGGEPVEDPKDLKVQNSWIDIGARDRDDALARVAPGSFFALDQPLTAIGDWVAGPNLAGRAGCAVLVALAGRLARNPGHRNEVHLAFTVQGTVAPRGARTAAFQVQPDLAVVVTAAPDEPGAGRARVGQGPVLRLREAGWVLRAPARRELEEAARTAGVRWQPEVAEKGASDAPGAEAAAGGVPVAVAGYPVRYRGTPAEVVAPADLEALVDWLAALATGTAGAAASAAASA; this comes from the coding sequence CTGGCCGACCTCGTGCGGCCGCACGTGGACGAGGTGCGGACGGACGCGCTCGGCAACGTGCTGGCCGTCCGCCGCGCCGGCAGCGCGCCGGCCCGGCGGCTCCTCTTGCTGGCCGGGATGGACGGCCCCGGCGGCGTGGTGCTCGACGGCACGGCGGAGGGCTACCTCCGCTTCGCCCCGGTGGGCGGTCTCAGCCTGGTGGCGGCCCGCGGACAGCGCGTGCGGTTCGCCGACGGGACCGCCGGGGTCGTGGGCGGCGAGCCGGTGGAAGATCCCAAGGACCTGAAGGTGCAGAACTCCTGGATCGACATCGGGGCCCGGGACCGGGACGACGCCCTGGCCCGGGTGGCGCCGGGCTCGTTCTTCGCCCTCGACCAGCCGCTCACGGCGATCGGGGACTGGGTCGCCGGCCCGAACCTGGCGGGCCGGGCCGGCTGCGCGGTGCTCGTCGCCCTGGCCGGGCGGCTCGCCCGGAATCCCGGCCACCGGAACGAGGTCCACCTGGCGTTCACCGTCCAGGGGACCGTGGCGCCCCGCGGGGCCCGCACCGCGGCCTTCCAGGTACAGCCGGACCTGGCGGTCGTCGTCACGGCCGCGCCGGACGAGCCCGGCGCCGGGCGGGCGAGAGTCGGACAGGGGCCGGTGCTCCGCCTCCGGGAGGCGGGGTGGGTCCTGCGGGCACCGGCGCGGCGAGAGCTCGAGGAGGCGGCCCGGACGGCAGGGGTCCGCTGGCAGCCCGAGGTGGCGGAGAAGGGCGCGTCGGACGCGCCCGGCGCCGAGGCGGCCGCCGGGGGTGTCCCGGTAGCGGTGGCCGGCTACCCCGTCCGGTACCGGGGCACGCCGGCGGAGGTCGTCGCGCCGGCCGACCTGGAGGCGCTGGTCGACTGGCTGGCGGCCCTGGCGACGGGGACGGCAGGCGCCGCGGCGAGCGCGGCCGCTTCGGCTTGA